tatttaattaaatggaataaaatagcATTCCTATCCAATTggtgaatgaaaatttcaaaatttttctttacttttcattataagAGGGAAAAACGCtttcaataaaagaataataagagAATACACACAAGGTTTTTCCTACCAATCTcttgaaccaaatattatttcaatttgaaatttggatatgtagTAGTACTTTCAAATCTACCCCTTTTGTCtatcttgatttttcaaaattttcattaatttccccaattttcattttcaaaacgaatatataattaaaaacgaaaaaattcatatttaattaaatggaataaaatagcATTCCTATCCAATTggtgaatgaaaatttcaaaatttttctttacttttcattataagAGGGAAAAACGCtttcaataaaagaataataagagAATACACACAAGGTTTTTCCCACCAATCTcttgaaccaaatattatttcaatttgaaatttggatatgttgtacTACTTTCAAATCTACCCCTTTTGTCtatcttgatttttcaaaattttcattaatttccccaattttcattttcaaaacgaatatataattaaaaacgaaaaaattcatatttaattaaatggaataaaatagcATTCCTATCCAATTggtgaatgaaaatttcaaaatttttctttacttttcattataagAGGGAAAAACGCtttcaataaaagaataataagagAATACACACAAGGTTTTTCCCACCAATCTcttgaaccaaatattatttcaatttgaaatttggatatgttgtacTACTTTCAAATCTACCCCTTTTGTCtatcttgatttttcaaaattttcattaatttccccaattttcattttcaaaacgaatatataattaaaaacgaaaaaattcatatttaattaaatggaataaaatagcATTCCTATCCAATTgttgaatgaaaatttcaaaatttttctttacttttcattataagAGGGAAAAACGCtttcaataaaagaataataagagAATACACACAAGGTTTTTCCCACCAATCTcttgaaccaaatattatttcaatttgaaatttggatatgttgtacTACTTTCAAATCTACCCCTTTTGTCtatcttgatttttcaaaattttcattaatttccccaattttcattttcaaaacgaatatataattaaaaacgaaaaaattcatatttaattaaatggaataaaatagcATTCCTATCCAATTggtgaatgaaaatttcaaaatttttctttacttttcattataagAGGGAAAAACGCtttcaataaaagaataataagagAATACACACAATGTTGTATGCATATACAAAATGCAATGAATATTTGTTGtgtgttataaaataatgtagtaTGATATTTGTACCTCCATCTACACAACACAGGTATGATAAGAAGGAGtgtttacagaaaaataataactatttgaCGTCGCTCCTTTTCATCGcataataaagatatattactGTATCTTATCTATTGGGAATTGAATAAAGTTGGGCCTGTTAATATTTGACCCCATTATTAGGAAAGCAGATCGTGTAGCTTTCGACGAATCAACCAATGAAGCAGAGAGGTATGGTATTAAACtggaaactaaataattataagaaagCATTTGAGTGGAaggattttaattgttttttatagatACCTGTCGTTAGTGTCCAAATTTAATGAGGGGAAGAGGACAAGCTTAACGAAACGAGGTGGATATGAAATGCGTAGCGTTGACGCTGCTCTATCACATACAAGTGGACCTAGTTGCCATTTAGGCCCATCTTCACCTAAATGCACGATCATTGGTAAAACATTTAGTAAAGTATTTATCAAAACGGCCAATAAAGCTATGAAAAGAACCTGATAAAAACTACGGGCCTTATAACTCCCAACCAAATATTTGTGAAGAGGCCATGTTAGAGGAagcaaaaacatttcttttacgaTTAAAAAACAACGTACCATCAAAAAAAAAGTCGAGGAAGAAACAAGGGGTCAACATGACAATGCAAAATGGCGAAAACTTcacaaaaatatgttgattAATCGTAAAGAAACAACTTCCTCACataatttagttgaaaatttactaaatgggggagtaagtattttcaaaatcaatggaATATGGTCGTATCAATGAAACGGTGGCATTAAATCTGTATGAAATACAGAATAATGTAGAAGTTGAAAAATGCGGCctgtttattgattttgaaaatccttGTCTTGGGTTAGTCCCGCTGGTTTGGTTGGGACCGAAGTCATTGTAGACATTAAATGCTTCGTTTCGTTAATAAGATATTTTGgccacaaataaacaaaaatgttacacTGTAGAGGGAAATAAAAACCGGTAAGCTTTTTACCCCTACTATTATCAAATACAAGGGCAATTGATAttacaaaaagtgaaatatgCGATTTGGTAATTTATAATGGAAAAGAAATTGCAGTCAAAAAAATCGTTAGGGATAATGATCTTTGGAAGATTGTAATGCTTCCAAAATTGcaagcattttatttaaattgcattATTCCAGAAATTATTGATGCCCGCATTCCCAGAGACATGAAAATTCGAACCTGTAAtttgttttccaaaataatCTAGATAATAAGATAAGATAGTAAAATGAAATGTACAAGTACCATACATATCATATTTCtttcaatagttaaaaaatacaaaacataatgtttcaaaaataaataaaaatttatttctatatatatgtgtgtgtgtattattttttttgtgtgattttGTTATGAGTgagatatgtaatatatgtttataagtaAATGAGAGAGACAGTATATATATGTAGTGTTCGTGTATTCAAAAGTGAAATGACAAAGGGAATATGTATTTGATTAACAGAAGATAGAAGATTGTATCGGTAatgaatatatacatattattggctacttgatgttattataaagtatttctcctcaaaaataaaaaaatacttttcagaagaaagggtaataaatttaactaaaatatttaaaataccgtGGCGGGCTCTGGGCGGACAAAGTTTACTTTGTTTTGTATAGATTCGgcttaacgcagtcgggttttttgatttgttaaattttctaccattgaattttttaataataaacaaatgaaaaaaaaaaaaaaaaaaaaactattgactgaattaattgttgaaataccgttAAAAGAAAATGGTGAATATGATTGCTTGTATTACTttcagggtataaaaatgataaaaaactattagtCCCTCCTAATCGCAAGGcctaatattcttaaaatttagtGACCTGAATCGAACTCTTTTTGAAAAAACCatctttaatacatttttttctcaattctaAGCACATGCAAAAGTTAAAAGCTGAACACAAAAGCAATTTGTTTCGATGGCcaagaaatttaatatatatttcccATTTTTCACTTACCGAACATGGACTGGATGTGCAGTACTAGATGTTTGACTTGTAATTTGACTATGTACCAATATCGATGGGTTTTGACTATCCTCGAATACCGGGTTATCCATACTGTAAGTAGTTGGAGGTGGTGATTTTGAACGTTTCATACTTGTTAAACGACGCATTAAACTCACTGTTCCCTTTTCTTTACGTTCTTTTGACTGCAAAAGAAGAATTCAATATTAATTCTCCAGTATCACTTATGTGTTCTTCGAAATCTGTTAGTTATACCCCGGAGTTGTTTGGAATATTTATCTCGCAGAGAAAATTATCACCGGGTGATTATTAAGTTGTgcctgttttattaaaaatcatcctaTCCCGAAAAAATGAAAGCCCGATTACCAAAATAATCTGAAGTACCAACAGGTGGAATACGGAAACCCCAACTCGGCCATTTGGCGTACTTTACAGCTTATCTTTTGACGACCGGACTTTcaatcatttttgagtaattctAATGATGCTTACTCGCCACAACTGATATATCTTTTGATCCGATGTTTTTGTTAAGGAAGTCGATGACAGTATTTCGATTAGTAAAGAGTCATCGTCAGCTAAGAATTCGTTAAGaatgattagaaaaaaaaaaacttactttttctATGGATTTTGGAGATGGACTACAACTAGTAGTAGTGTTTGGCGAGCTCATAACCGCACTTTGGCTACGTCCAAGTGGTGAATTCATTGAACTATTATCTGCAGATACACTATGATGCCATGAACACGATACCGTTGAAGTTGGTGCTGTTGCAGGACTAACTGAACGTGGTGGGAGCTCAGGAGGTCGATTATTTGGAGTAGACGGACTTGAACGTATCGCTAACGAATTATTTATCGATTTATTCCGTGTATAAGATATAGAAGATGCTGCAGTCACTCGAGGTTCTAAAGGAGGTGGAACTGTTCCACCACCTCGCACTGCAGACGCTGAAGTTGTTACTCTTGCAGGTATACCACGAGCAGGTGCAACATAATTCCCAGGAAATACGCCACACTTCTGGGTACGATTTGATGTACCTTTAAACCAACCATCCTGACACCGTTCGGTCACCATATAAATCCCACCTTTTCGAAGTTCCAATTCATCTGGTTTTTGTGGTGTATACGAATACAGAGCAATATATGCAGCTGGGAGTAAATTCGTTGAAGGTGGTGTCATTCCATTCTGTTGTGTAGTAACGATGCCATCTTCAGTCGATTCTGAATGATCTGTACTAAGAATTTCCGCAGAATGTCGATGATTTGAGTGATGATGTGAACCAGAATTTATGGCACTAAAACTATGACGTTTTTCACGATGTGATTGGGTTGGTCGGGCCGATGAAGGTGGAGATTGAACACTTGGTGTTGTTGAAGTGGTTGTGGTAGATCTAGGAGGGGGAGATGTAGGTGATGAAGGTGCGGTACTTGAACTCGATGATGTATTACTGGAACTAGTGTTTGGCGTTGTTGAAGGACTTGTTGATGAAATTGTTGAACTTGAATCTGAACCTTGCCGAATTGCTGTAGCGGCTCCTGTGCCACCTCCACTAGGAGCTTGTTGGTGGTGATTATTTAAATCTGTAGATATTAACGGTGTACTATCTTCACTTGTGGGAGTCGGGGGTGCTACTCGTGATGGTCCTGGTTGTGagctgtttaaaaatataacatggAATAAGAATATGCTCCCGGATAAGAAGAAGTCAAagaatcgaggaaataaaaccgaaaaaataattagaccCAGAAATCGACTCCTCGTCAGAGATTTTCGTGAGAACCGGtagaaaatgtttgtctgaatTTACTCAACAAAATCTGTGTCAAAattgtgctttttcgatttacgccaGTAAAGTGGGGCAGAAGTACCCCACTTcatgttaaataaagagaatatgGTGTCCGGAAGTAGGGTACTTCTGTCACACTTATCaggcgtaaatcgaaaaagttcAAGTTAgcatgaatataattttgttgagtACCCTAAGAACATATTTCCCACCGGGTATCATAAAAATCGACTGGAGAGGAGTCGATTCCTGGGTCAAATGCCTCATTTCCTGGactattcatgaaaatttaaatttcatagagaaatttttatgaaaaatacttACTTAGTTGACAATTTCATTAAAGATCGTGCCAAACCATTTAATTCAACAAATGCCAATGGAAATATGCCAACACGATCGTTTAAACGACCTTCTGCCCAATTTTCATCAACACGTCTGATCACATTGATAACAGCTCCTTTACTAAAGGCTAAACATCCTTCCTCATCTTCACCGCTCATACGAAAATCATACAATGCTTTACATTGAGGTATATGGCACGGTAATGGTATTATGACTTGGACAAATGCGGATGGAAATAAACCATGTTTACCATTACATTCACCCAAATACCAATGCATGTCCATACGTTTGCGAAGCAAAATTATATCACCTTTTTTAAAACTCAAATCactgtaacaaaaaatatatgaagtaaataTGGGTACTTAAGGTGTTTGAAtccgtacaatattgtaaaaatgtttaggACTATATGCACGGTAAGAGATTTCACGACATGCTTGTTGCTCATACAATATAGTGTACGAagtgttgtttaaaattatgttaatattgTCACCTCTCTTCAGCCATCGATACTCTTACTATAGTCGTTTTTGTTCAGCAataaaatagggaatattcatgtatttttttttatatttttaattcattgtttacaccgttataacaaagtaaatagtataaatactgcttaaaaatgttgtgtatttaagtgtaaaaaaataattaaaatacattataattttgagatatttaaacgcagttttttggcgctctctattgatgacgtataagtacgtgatctgtcaatttttggcagttcaatgtataatttacactttaaaaaaatgaatttacaacacagaattaacactcgttattattaagttttctaataaaaagccgcagaatagtataatttaatgaaataccatataaaatgtaagtaattaatatcatacagtatgtcaacaaatttgacaagcccgtactttgatgtcacgtctgtataaaaatttgaatttccgttttagaaatttttaaatgccctcactgaatttgtacttttattaattaattttaagtaattaaaaaaatattaattactaaaataatgatttagttgaaatttccagtcattaaagttacggaaaaaaaatatttgaaccaaatttaaatttcatgaatattccctattgattaattttgcgttattatatctcaataaGGGAACGgtcaataagttttatttaactcagaacaaatacatcaatgttcagttagttttttgaaaatatctgacttgttgctctccatgttaattttCCGAAATTGAATTATGTTTCTCTCGAGTTAGAAATGGattgactttttaaaaaaaagtcaattctaagtt
The Chrysoperla carnea chromosome 4, inChrCarn1.1, whole genome shotgun sequence genome window above contains:
- the LOC123299295 gene encoding E3 ubiquitin-protein ligase SH3RF3 isoform X2, with protein sequence MDECMLNDLLECSVCLERLDTSSKVLPCQHTFCKRCLEEIVTTHKELRCPECRVLVDIKIDDLPPNVLLMRILEGMRNAAPKKDTQSTQQQQQHHQRTIVSSSNVRIQQTQQNISQHIQSQADNRNFIQQNKGTIVPQQQVLPHQPYGRALYDYVSTESDDLSFKKGDIILLRKRMDMHWYLGECNGKHGLFPSAFVQVIIPLPCHIPQCKALYDFRMSGEDEEGCLAFSKGAVINVIRRVDENWAEGRLNDRVGIFPLAFVELNGLARSLMKLSTNSQPGPSRVAPPTPTSEDSTPLISTDLNNHHQQAPSGGGTGAATAIRQGSDSSSTISSTSPSTTPNTSSSNTSSSSSTAPSSPTSPPPRSTTTTSTTPSVQSPPSSARPTQSHREKRHSFSAINSGSHHHSNHRHSAEILSTDHSESTEDGIVTTQQNGMTPPSTNLLPAAYIALYSYTPQKPDELELRKGGIYMVTERCQDGWFKGTSNRTQKCGVFPGNYVAPARGIPARVTTSASAVRGGGTVPPPLEPRVTAASSISYTRNKSINNSLAIRSSPSTPNNRPPELPPRSVSPATAPTSTVSCSWHHSVSADNSSMNSPLGRSQSAVMSSPNTTTSCSPSPKSIEKSKERKEKGTVSLMRRLTSMKRSKSPPPTTYSMDNPVFEDSQNPSILVHSQITSQTSSTAHPVHVRHGGDSLIMSTSTSNHQNHHHRKSNSLDAGSKSTSSPGGPGNGGSTKLSTSSSTQQIRERFRCIVPYPPNSEYELELRLNDIIYVHKKRDDGWYKGTQQRTGRTGLFPASFVESF
- the LOC123299295 gene encoding E3 ubiquitin-protein ligase SH3RF1 isoform X1, translated to MDECMLNDLLECSVCLERLDTSSKVLPCQHTFCKRCLEEIVTTHKELRCPECRVLVDIKIDDLPPNVLLMRILEGMRNAAPKKDTQSTQQQQQHHQRTIVSSSNVRIQQTQQNISQHIQSQADNRNFIQQNKGTIVPQQQVLPHQPYGRALYDYVSTESDDLSFKKGDIILLRKRMDMHWYLGECNGKHGLFPSAFVQVIIPLPCHIPQCKALYDFRMSGEDEEGCLAFSKGAVINVIRRVDENWAEGRLNDRVGIFPLAFVELNGLARSLMKLSTNSQPGPSRVAPPTPTSEDSTPLISTDLNNHHQQAPSGGGTGAATAIRQGSDSSSTISSTSPSTTPNTSSSNTSSSSSTAPSSPTSPPPRSTTTTSTTPSVQSPPSSARPTQSHREKRHSFSAINSGSHHHSNHRHSAEILSTDHSESTEDGIVTTQQNGMTPPSTNLLPAAYIALYSYTPQKPDELELRKGGIYMVTERCQDGWFKGTSNRTQKCGVFPGNYVAPARGIPARVTTSASAVRGGGTVPPPLEPRVTAASSISYTRNKSINNSLAIRSSPSTPNNRPPELPPRSVSPATAPTSTVSCSWHHSVSADNSSMNSPLGRSQSAVMSSPNTTTSCSPSPKSIEKSKERKEKGTVSLMRRLTSMKRSKSPPPTTYSMDNPVFEDSQNPSILVHSQITSQTSSTAHPVHVRSGSCPSQLLQALPPSSTGGATASSSSSEMNSTNVSTSVQQSNHSGHHRFLITGGTTGGSQRIKHKDRGHIIINQQQQLISSSSSTRHGGDSLIMSTSTSNHQNHHHRKSNSLDAGSKSTSSPGGPGNGGSTKLSTSSSTQQIRERFRCIVPYPPNSEYELELRLNDIIYVHKKRDDGWYKGTQQRTGRTGLFPASFVESF